One genomic window of Hydra vulgaris chromosome 03, alternate assembly HydraT2T_AEP includes the following:
- the LOC101235228 gene encoding uncharacterized protein LOC101235228 isoform X3: MDKPNYALSERLAATAEVQDIINLVKEELFNRTIHCLDIYDAVTYRFQSTNCGTNILIKQKLITLEQEYLLRCSKTYNLKL; the protein is encoded by the exons ATGGACAAACCAAATTACGCTTTGTCCGAAAGGCTAGCTGCAACGGCTGAAGTTCAAGATATAATAAACTTg gtAAAAGAAGAACTGTTCAATCGAACCATTCATTGTTTGGATATATACGACGCTGTTACTTATCGATTTCAGTCTACAAATTGTGGTACCAATATTTTAATCAAg caaaaacTCATAACGCTGGAGCAAGAGTACTTATTGCGTTGTAGTAAAACTTATAACTTGAAGTTGTAG